A window of Columba livia isolate bColLiv1 breed racing homer unplaced genomic scaffold, bColLiv1.pat.W.v2 Scaffold_140, whole genome shotgun sequence contains these coding sequences:
- the LOC135577811 gene encoding olfactory receptor 14J1-like has protein sequence KPLHYGTLLGSRACVHMAAAAWATGFLNALLHTANTFSLPLCKGNALGQFFCEIPQILKLSCSHSYLRELGLIVVSVCLAFGCFVFIVVSYVQILRAVLRIPSEQGRHKAFSTCLPHLAVVSLFLSTVMFAYLKPPSISSPSLDLVVSVLYSVVPPAVNPLI, from the coding sequence aaacccctgcactacgggaccctcctgggcagcagagcttgtgtccacatggcagcagctgcctgggccactgggtttctcaatgctctgctgcacacggccaatacattttcactgcccctgtgcaagggcaatgccctgggccagttcttctgtgaaatcccccagatcctcaagctctcctgctcacactcctacctcagggaacttggccTTATTGTGGTCAGTGTCTGCTtagcatttggctgttttgtgttcattgtggtgtcctatgtgcagatcttgagggccgtgctgaggatcccctctgagcagggacggcacaaagccttttccacctgcctccctcacctggccgtggtctccctgttcctcagcactgtcatgtttgcctacctgaagcccccctctatatcttctccttccctggacctggtggtgtctgttctgtactcggtggtgcctccagcagtgaaccccctcatc